The genomic stretch atgtttcatcatagcCTAGTCCATACTATTGAGAGAAATCACGAGCTATCAATCGTGCCTTGTACCTCTCGATTGACCCATCTGGACGACGCTTTATTTTGAAAACCCACTTGCAAGAAATGGGTTTCACATCTCTTGATTTTGGTATGAGATCCCAAGTTTGATTTTGCTGCAGTGCATCAATCTCTTCTTTCATAGCTATCACCCACTTAGGACTTTGCGACGCTTCTTCAAATATCTCAGGCTCTGTTGCTTCTTTAACTATGGCTGCATTGGCATATTTTGGATTTGGCCTTCGTGTTCTGATTGACCTTCGGAGTTGAGATTGTGGAGTTGATTCTTCCATTTCACTAGGTCTCTCTTCTTCATTTGGTTGTTGATATATGCCGGTTTTCCAAGGACTCTgagacactccttgttcaatATCATTGTCATTTGGATCTCCTGATTCATCTGAACTTGGTTGAAGTTGAACAATATGCTCTCTCATCTTTTGTTGCAATTTGTCTTCGAGGTCTTTAGAATCTGACAACACCTCCTTAACGGGATTCCACCAAGAAGATGCTTCATCAAACACTACATTTCGTGAAGTGTAACATCTCCACTTGTTGGATCGCAACATTTCCACCCCTTTCTTTGGCTATCATATCCCACAAAGATACATCTAATAGCTTTCTTGTCGAACTTGGTTCGTAAGTGATCAGAAATAAATACATAACATACGCAACCAAATACTCGAAAGTAGCTAACTGTAGGTTTTATATTCCATAATTTCTCAAAAGGTGAAATGAATTCTAACCTTGGTTGAGGAAGTTTGTTAATGACAAAAGCTGCAGTCCTCATTGTTTCAGCCCAAAACCATCCAGGTACATTCTTGTCGTGCAACATACTCCAACAAACTTCTGCAAGATGTCGGTTCTTtctttctgctacaccattctgctgtGATGTATTGGCACATGTGTACTGATGGTATATTCGACTTTCTCTTAAGTATTGGGAGAACTCTCTTGAGCTATATTCTCCCCCGTTGTCTGTGCGTAGACAACAGATCTTTGTTCCCAATTCTCCTTCGACTGACTGTTTGAACTCTTTAAACTAGGAAAATGtatcagatttttctttcataaataaGATCCAGACATACCTTGAGAAGtcatcaatgaatgtcaccatgtACCGCATACCGCCGATTGATGGTTGCTTAACGGGCCCAAATACATCAGAGTGGACTAACTCTAATGGTTCATTTGCTTTAAACTTTGACTCTTGGTATGGTAATTGGTGTGCTTTACCATATTGACATCCCGCACATACCGTGTCTGTTCATATGTCTAGTTGAGGAAGCCCCTTAAGCATTGACTTCTTCATcatcatgtttaacttggaatagTTAACATGACCTAATCTCATATTTCATATGTCTGATGTTTCACTTTTCCTTGTCTTGTCTATATATGCAGACTCTGCTGACATCACGTAGACCGACTCTAGTCATTGTCCCTCCATCATCGGTGTTTCTGATATTTTGAGATTTTGATATACCTTTACATCTTCAGAACCAAATAGAACATAGTGACCTGATGATGTTAGTTGAGATACagataataaatttttctttattcCTGGGACATGATAGACATCTTGAAGTGACACCTAGTTAGAATTATATCGGGGCGTAATTATTGTCTTACCAATGTGAGCTATTGGTAACCTTGAGTTGTTGGCTGTCACCACCATATGAGCTCCCTTATATTCGGACAAGTTTTGCAGCTTTTCTTTATCACTTGTCATGTGATTTGAGCAGCTTGAATCTATGATCCAATCATTTTTGTAGTTAATCTTGTCTGACATTGTTGTAAAAGCTACTTCATTTTCCTCTACAACGTCAAGGCTTCAGCATCCCAGTCATCTTCGTTATTCTCCTTAGGATTGGAGGTAGCAGTATTACTCTGAACAAACTTTTTCTTGGCCCAGCAATCTTTTCCCATGTGGCCCACCTTCCCACAGTTGTAACACTTGCCAATAAACTTTCTATTATTGACATGATTCTGTGGGGCTCTTCTTGGATGATGACCTTCATTGCCTTGATAATTCTTTACTTTGTCACCATCCTTTTTAGATCCATCACCAGCATATCGTTTGAAGCTGCCCTTACTTTTATTGGTGTAGAGCGCTTCCTCCTCACCCTTTAGCGAGACTTCTCCCATTTGCTTAGCCATAGCTTCTTGGCCtgtaagtaaattttcaaactcaagAAGTGATGGTTGTGTTGGCCATCCTTGTATGGCAACAACAAATCCTCGATATTCTGGTTTCAAACCATGGATAATTATTCTCTTTATCCTGGTTTCCCCAATAGGAGCTGTTGGATCTAATTATGAAATTTTGCGACATATCGACTTTATCTTGTGAAAGTATTGGGCAATCGTTTTGTCACGTTGCCCTATTGCTAGTAGCTCATTCTCAAGGAGTTGCAATCTTGCATCATTCTTCTTTGAAAAGAGTGTAGCAAAGGTATCTCGGATGTGCTCCAACATTTCTTTGGTGTTTTGGCATCTCGGATGTGCTCCAACATTTCTTCTTCAATTGTGATTTTTAAAAGCAAACATTGCTTTACCTGCTTTGATCCTCCATTTTCACAAGATGCCATTAGCATCTTCTGCTGGTTGCATAACTTCACTACCACTAACAACCTCCCAAAGATCCTGACCTTGTAGGTAGGACTCCATACATGTTGtccacgtgttgtagtttttgttgttgaGTTTCTTTACTCCTCCTACTACTTGAAGGTCGCCCATCGTGTCGGAAAGATTTTGATTATACCGAACAAGTTTGATTAACAACCTTGTACAATATAAACCTCCTCACGATTCAAGATAACTCCACCAAGAACAATCCCTGATcgctcagctctgataccaattgtcgaGAAAAAATTGGACtataaacaagtaaataaattacttgtatTATATTCACATTTTAAAGACATTACAACACTTTTGAGGATCACTCACAATTTtagagaggaaaagaaaaggaagatgaagaacaactttCAACTTGAAGACTCTATACTTTTATTTTTCGTTGGATGATGAAACAAGAATGCAAGGGGAGTATTTATAGTACTTACCATACAAGATACATAGTTGATCAGAAAACTAAATTCTATCTACCAAGAAATTCTATCCCTATCCATTGGATGAGAGAAATACTCTCAACCACACATTCTAATTTCTATCTATTAAATCTTATCCATTGAATGAGAAAAAATACTCTCATCTATATTTTTATTCTCAAGGAGTTGCAATCTTGCATCATTCTTCTTTGAAAAGAGTGTAGCAAAGGTATCTCGGATGTGCTCCAACATTTCTTTGGTGTTTTGGCATCTCGGATGTGCTCCAACATTTCTTCTTCAATTGTGATTTTTAAAAGCAAACATTGCTTTACCTGCTTTGATCCTCCATTTTCGCAAGATGCCATTAGCATCTTCTGCTGGTTGCATGACTTCACTACCACTAACAACCTCCCAAAGATCCTGACCTTGTAGGTAGGACTCCATACATGTTGtccacgtgttgtagtttttgttgttgaGTTTCTTTACTCCTCCTACTACTTGAAGGTCGTCCATCGTGTCGGAAAGATTTTGATTATACCGAACAAGTTTGATTAACAACCTTGTACAATATAAACCTCCTCACGATTCAAGATAACTCCACCAAGAACAATCCCTGATcgctcagctctgataccaattgtcgaGAAAAAATTGGACtataaacaagtaaataaattacttgtatTATATTCACATTTTAAAGACATTACAACACTTTTGAGGATCACTCACAATTTtagagaggaaaagaaaaggaagatgaagaacaactttCAACTTGAAGACTCTATACTTTTATTTTTCGTTGGATGATGAAACAAGAATGCAAGGGGAGTATTTATAGTACTTACCATACAAGATACATAGTTGATCAGAAAACTAAATTCTATCTACCAAGAAATTCTATCCCTATCCATTGGATGAGAGAAATACTCTCAACCACACATTCTAATTTCTATCTATTAAATCTTATCCATTGAATGAGAAAAAATACTCTCATCTATATTTTTATTCTCAAGGAGTTGCAATCTTGCATCATTCTTCTTTGAAAAGAGTGTAGCAAAGGTATCTCGGATGTGCTCCAACATTTCTTTGGTGTTTTGGCATCTCGGATGTGCTCCAACATTTCTTCTTCAATTGTGATTTTTAAAAGCAAACATTGCTTTACCTGCTTTGATCCTCCATTTTCGCAAGATGCCATTAGCATCTTCTGCTGGTTGCATGACTTCACTACCACTAACAACCTCCCAAAGATCCTGACCTTGTAGGTAGGACTCCATACATGTTGtccacgtgttgtagtttttgttgttgaGTTTCTTTACTCCTCCTACTACTTGAAGGTCGCCCATCGTGTCGGAAAGATTTTGATTATACCGAACAAGTTTGATTAACAACCTTGTACAATATAAACCTCCTCACGATTCAAGATAACTCCACCAAGAACAATCCCTGATcgctcagctctgataccaattgtcgaGAAAAAATTGGACtataaacaagtaaataaattacttgtatTATTTTCACATTTTAAAGACATTACAACACTTTTGAGGATCACTCACAATTTtagagaggaaaagaaaaggaagatgaagaacaactttCAACTTGAAGACTATATACTTTTATTTTTCGTTGGATGATGAAACAAGAATGCAAGGGGAGTATTTATAGTACTTACCATACAAGATACATAGTTGATCAGAAAACTAAATTCTATCTACCAAGAAATTCTATCCCTATCCATTGGATGAGAGAAATACTCTCAACCACACATTCTAATTTCTATCTATTAAATCTTATCCATTGAATGAGAAAAAATACTCTCATCTATATTTTTATTCTTATCCGTTAATGAGTTGGTATTGATCTTCAACATTAAACATCTTATTTtcattcttcttcctccaccTCTGCCGAcaacttacttgagcgtcggtgTGGCTGTGCTGAGGAACCCTTGACCATCACTTTAACCTTctttctttcatcttcttctaacCAGGATCCAACGGATCTCTCCGTCAATTCTCATTGTGACTAGGCTATTGACGACCAATTTGGCATCCACGTCAACTTACCGGTGGTTCATTCATTGGCGTTCTAGAGCAGGATCATCTACCATGATAAATTACACAATGAAGGGAAGTCACTTGTGCCACTTCCATCAATGATCTTCATGCACGTTTTTTATGGTTATTTTCTATTTCATTTGGCATCCTTACGAATCTTTCACTCCGTCTGCTGTGCGTGTTCTTTTGTGGATTAGAGTTAAATAGGAACGAAATTCCAAGGTGAAAGTTCTATCCGCTTTGAATGATGCACAAGGGATACGTGGCCACGAGCAGAACCGATGATATCTTAAGATTCCCTTGGAAAGCTCAGTAACACTGCAGCCATAAAGCTAAACCTGAAAGTTCCAATTATTGATTTGTCGCTTACAGAACAAAAATATGAATATGTTGATAAGGATGCTTTTGATGACACTGtgcatttataaaaatttattccgATATTTGTTTAGTCAGGGTTAAATGCATTGTATTTGCGAAAAAGGAAATATGGAACCTTTGATTCTTGATAAAGATAGTTGAGGTAGATAAGTTCACTTACATTCAACACTGTGTCTATATAGAGTTATCTTTATCCTGCCTCAGATAAAGTCACAATTGCTATCATCCATTCATCTTTTATTGCTGTGAAATATCTATCTGACACTCTTCCAGATTTTCTGCTAGAGTTTggcaatttttatttttctaattgacTATTAGGAAAATGCAAGCAAATTGAAGGAAGAAGCAGCTTCATTCATCAGAGAACACATTACTTTTCTTAATCATTGAAATTCAGAATTATTAAGTGAGCATGTTGGCATACACCATCGTTTGCATTTCCATTATCTTTCTTCTAGTTGTTCGGAAAGTATGAAAGAAATAAGATCCGTTAAGATGATGCTATGTTCTATTCATTTTGAAAGTGACCCATGATGAGGCCTAAGTTTTCGGGATTATCTCTTCCATTGAAATAACAAAAATGTATCAAAATAACTTGCTACCCTCTacattcgattttttttttttttgtatgcttAGTATTATGGGAGTTAGAAGGGGAGCTTTGAGATAATAGTAAAATTGTTATCGTATGATTTTATAGTCATGGATTCGAGTTATAGAAATAACATCTTGTAATAGACTATGCACAATAAATCTAATGTGATTCATGCACCGGACTACCCTTTTTTTAACACTATGGGAACTAGATGCATTTCTCTTGTTGGATCATTAATTAGAGAGTTCTCTTGCTGTTATTGAATTGATATTTCCAATTTTTCTCTCCAATATATTGTTAGTTTATTTATCATTTTTAGGGTAAAACACAAGCTTGGATTGCTTGAAATTTCATAAGGGCTACGGTGAGGTTGATTTTTTTGCAggtaatcaaaattttcttgagaaaattaaCCAATTTTTTTTGGCAGCATTtgaatgttgatgttgcaatatacAGAACCTATGACACCTCTCTGGGACCTTGCAGTCTCTCCTTCTTTTTATTCCTTTTGGAGGTAATTTTTCACGCAATTCTCATTTTCATGGTTGTTGGTGTTTGTGCTTAGAGCCGACTGTTCTTCCATGGAAAATTTTGCTGGAGCTGATCTTGCCACCTTACAACAATGTATCGTtcaaggtcatccaatggctgtACTTCAGAATAAGTTCTAATCATTATGATTCATTTAGCtgagaattttacttttttgcaATAGTGCTGAACTTAGATTCTGTCATCAACATTGGACAATGATGTAGGGAAAGAATCGACATCGTCGAACCAATTATTTATTGCATTCCAGAACTTTTACTCCTTTAGCAAAGTAGTGGATGAACCAAGCACTCTAAAGATATCAAAACAGGGCACCAGGCTCTCAGACACATTGCAACATCCTACTACTATTGGATATGGAATAAAGATAGCATATGAAGTGTCTATTCTTATTCTCATCTTTTCTTTTCTACGTGCTTCATAGAATAAAAATCCAAGAAAATAACTTGTTTTTATTCAATTTCCTGCTTCAAATCTTACAAGTGCCGTTTCTGTTTAGGCTAAAATTTCTTCTGTAGTTGATTCAGATCATACAAACGCGAACTGTGGACGGTTATTCAGCAACTAATATACTGAACTTTATTAACGCAAGTAGTGCCTCATTGATTCAAGTTGTTGCGTCATGATGTTACTAACAATTTCCATTACAGTCTAGGTCGAGCATAAGTTGTTAAAGAAGTAGCTTACTGTGTGTCAGTGGGAATCTCATGTCCATGCTCGTATTTATCATCATGAATAAGGTTTTCAAGTGTCTTATACTTTGATTAGAATGAGAGAGTATCAAGTGGAAAAGTATGTTGGGATTGTATTTTCCCCTTTGGATCTTATGAACATGTAAAGTCCGGAACAAGATGAAAAAAGGACTCCCAATGCCAGTCAATttcgaacaaaaaaaaaaagattgagaGTTGCTTTAACCCTTGACATCATCATCAACAATGGCAATCTTAGTTAACTGAGATTCAAAATTTACTACTGTTGTCTGTGAGTATATATAAGTTTGAGACTAATCTGTAGCTAAAGATAAAATAATTCGGCATGGCTATGGAAAAAGACATTCTTATTCTTCATTTTGTTAGCTATTGAGGATGTTAATGAATAGATGAGATGACCTTTATTAACTGTTGGATTGCTATTACTTTTTCTCTATAAACAACCACACCGTTGCTAGTTTCAAAATCTAGTAGCTGTTGTTGTCGCCTATCTTAATCATTCCACTATCTCTCCAAGGCTAAACAGAATACTGCCCTGAATCGGACTTGATTGTGTAATCCCAGTTTTAATTGAACAACAACACTATGACCCAGCTGAGCGCTGCCATTCCTGGTGATTATGTCACATATACAAGTCCTTTTCCTCCTCTATAAATAGCAACCTATTGTGGCTCTTATAACTCATCAGCACCAGTTCCTATTTTGAACCCCTCGCTCCATTTTATACTTTTGTCACTTAACTTGGTCACAGATGGAATACTCTACCTTGTACAACCAGATTGCCATGATGAAGAAGAGTTTCTTTGATCAGGTTATTGAATTTCTGCTCTCTGTTGTATTTCTCTGTTCAGTGTTAATTTGGTACTGACAGTTCTTTTAagttggaaagttcaagtggTCTCAGCAGAGAGCATTCAATGACTTCAGAAACTGATGGAATTACAAACTGTTATAACTCAAGTCCCTAAATAAAAAGTAATCAACTACAAATACAATATCCTTCTTCTAAAGAGAACAGACTGCAATAGTATAATAGTAAACATCATGCCATTTGTTTAGTTCTCTGTACTGTGTTTCCTGCATGCATTGAGTGCCTTAGAAAGTCATGGAAACCTTTGCTGATGCTAACTTAAACATTGTTTGTGGCACAACCATGAAACAACAGAATATTTTGAAGGATATATAGTTTATCATTTTCCACTGCCTTTTGTTTGGAAGGTGTTGTCGACCATGAAATGACGTCAAAGCTTTATTAGTGTaacaaataaaaatccttttccAAACTGTTACAAACTTCAAATAATAGCATACTGTGCGTTATGAAAATTCAGTGGATATATATGTTTTTATTAATATGCATTTGAAAAGGATTGATGCAAACAAAGCAATTATGTTATGGTTGCAGTGGAACTCTAGCCACGTCTATTTCTATCAGCTAAACAGATCAAGTTGTATTCATTTTTCAGGGTTTCCTGGATGAACAATTTTATCAGATAGAAGATCTGCAAGATGATGCTAGCCCTAATTTTGTGGAGGAGGTTGTCACGTTGTTCTTCAGGGACTCATCGAGATTGATCACCAACATTGATCAAGCCCTGTAAGCACATCTTTTTGCAATCTATCCTAGTACAGGTAGATTTCTCATGTATATTATAAGAGTAATACTTGATCAGCTTAAATTTTAAACAGTGGTAAGCTTCCCCAAGATTTTGGACGGCTGGACTCACTCATGCACCAACTAAAGGGTAGTGCTTCCAGGTATTCTTTTGCTTAATTCTAAATATCTTAATCGAGCCAGCATGTATATGATGATGACGACAACGACGACGATGACAATTGTTTTATGGATCTTGCATAGCATCGGTGCTGCCAAACTGAAGAACGAGTGTACTGTTTTCAGAGATTTCTGTCATAAAGAAAACATTGAAGGGTATCTTTCCTCTTCCTCAACCATCTTTTGTTTCAACTGAATATATACTCAAGTAATTCTGTGCTTGTGGATGCATCCATGCAAGACAGTTTTTATTTTTCCTGTCGTTTGATTGATTTCTACATGCAGATGCTTAAGACAATTCCAAAAGGTAAAGAAGGAGCACGCAAGCCTGAGACAGAAGCTAGAGAACTATTTCCAGGTTCCATTTCTAATGACTCATCCAAGAGAAATTCCATAAAAGCCTTTTCATTATCTTCAATCTATTCTAGCTATCTATTTATCTTTATCTTCATCTATCTTCGTTAACTCGAGTTAACTTTCTGATACATTAAACGTGCACTTGATGGTGTCAGTTGCTCAGGCAAGTTGGTCCTGTCGAGAAAGCTAACCGATCCGGCAAATAATCAAGAGGGTGGAGATGGAGATTGCACATGACAGTATGAGTCCATGATAATGCAAGTCTCAATATGTTTAAGCTTAGGTTGCACTCTTATGAGTTTAAGCAATGTTATTATTAGAGACAAGTTCACTTGTAAAAGCTATATGATAGACTCATTGAGGTAGCTGCTATCTCAACTGTATTGCTATAATTTTGTGCAAGGCTTTAGTCGCGATGTTGGGACGATTTCGGTGTTTTGATAACTGAACTCAGACTGATCTTTTTTAGTTTCTGGGAGATAAAACAGTGAGTTCGAGCCTTTTTAAAATAGTAGTTTTTCTTCATCCGATTCTCTACTCTTCTTTAAAATAGTAGCACTATGGATGATCGTTCAATCGAGCTCTATAGTTGTGGCGCACATATTGTCTCAAGAACATCAAGGTCCAAGGATTCTGGCAAATCTTGAGTGAAAGTTTTAAATGTGCAGAAAGGTAAGGGGCAGTCATTTGGTATGGaaatttcacatttttattgtattaGTTCTTCCTACTTGAAATTGTTTTAAATATTTACCGAAATCAAATGGGTGCGACTATTTCAGATTCCGGAATTGGAGAGTAAGATCAAAGTATGAGTTTGAATAACAACACTGCAGTTAAGACTCAGCAACCAACAACCTGAAATGAAGATGTTTGAGGCAAAGCTGCACTATGGAATGCATTAGTTGTAAGCATCCTGTTTTAAATGACTATACCACCTACTAATTTGATGAGTATGTTTATTCTAAGGAACCTTTTTAGCATATGAAACAAGTATTAATCCACTATATTGATTATCTGAGTTTGcattttggtttggtttggtttatcCTTGCCATGGTGATTGTGCTTGTGTTGTGAATCAATAAGTCTGATTGTGAATGTGTTGTGGATACTTAAGTGTATATTGGAAACAGGCATGAGAAAAACCAAATGGAAACAGGCAAACCTTCCAAATTGCACATTTGCAAATCTGCAGTTGTATATTAAATCAAGTCTTTCAACTACAAATCTGTCACAAATGGAAGAAACCAAGCCTTCCAAACTCACTAAAAATCTGAAAAGAATCTATGAGAAATGCATATTTCCAGTAGCTGCATAAGCTGAACCAATTGCACATAACTGAGAAAGAATATAATAGAACAGAATGAAATTGGAATGATTTCTTTTCATAGTTGTATTTGAATTCTCGGCTTTAAATTGGAATTATATATCTAGAAGAAAGTAGGATACTTAAAAACAACATTTAAACTcactaatttttaatttatttatttttaactaaTAATTATTCTTCGATTCCTTTCttgaataatatattttttttagaaattcaaaaCCTTTATTTGACTTTgagaaattaaaatttccttgcaTCCACGATGAATCATCATACAGTACGAACAGAAAAGCATACAAAATGTGCCATTTTGAAATAGGCAAACTGTATGAATGACCTTCATTTTCATTACACTTCTACTTGAGcagataaaattagaaaatagatttaaTGAAACATTTAATAACCATAGCATATGTGATAATGTTAATTCATTCAACAACAAGATGGGGTAAGTGTTATTATGAATCATCATAAAAATTGACTATAAACTTTTAAACACAAGTTTAGTTTATAAAATGACCTTTTCAAAAACTTGTGAGGATCTTATAACCATTGCTACAAGATTCAATTTGACATGTGAAATGCAGGAGCATGCCTATTCCGAATTATGATAGGTTGATTTCTATCTTTGCAAATGATAGGGCATCAAGTAAGGAAGCATCCACTTTTAGGGATTTCAAATATACAGCGAGAGAAGAAGGCAACTCAACTATTCGCTTGGGTCAAGAAGCAACGAAGATGTCTAGATTTGTCAGCACCAACCAACATTTTTTAATTATGCAACATTGTGGAAGTCCTAAAAAAGATCTAAGAGTATTGACACTTCGATAGATGCAATTTAAAATTTGGATGACAGATGCTGTGAATGTGCCTGACCAAATGCTATCGTGAGAGCAACAATGCCTTACAAGAAGGCATCAAGTTGAAAAGACTGGAGATTCATAAGCAAGTTAACTAATATGATGTGTTAGAATAAGCTGCGAATGTGACTATTGATGACTAGTTGAAAAGTGTCTTTATGTTGTTTACTTCCTCTTGAATGAAATCTAATATGTCATGGCTTATTACATTGTGTTACTTTTTTATGTTTGAAACTAAATGAAATGTGATTATAAAGTTTACCAGTTTTGTGTTCGCTACTAAACAAATATAGATGATCATTTGGTGTTtcctacttaatttttctttctaGTGATATGTGTTTGATGTTAGGACTTATGCAAGCTGGGAGGGTGAACAGCTTGGATTCGCATCGATTGAATGTGTATCGAAGacttcaataaaattagacgaCACATGCATAATATGAAGATTTTACTTGATTCGTCTCCCATGACGATTACTCCAAAGTTAGTCTTAACAAACTATCACTGTTATCCTTCTCCTTCTCAAATACCAACCAGAGTAGTAGAAGCCTCTTGCAACACCTATTGTTTACAAACaacacaaagaaacaaatacaaatgaaGGTAAAACACTTTACAAATTGAGAAAAAATTGTTTTGGATGCTTTGTTGTCGCTTTGGATTACCTTTTGATGGTaggaaatgcaacaacactttatCTCCAAATCCTCAAAAATCGGTTACTTTGATTTCC from Zingiber officinale cultivar Zhangliang chromosome 5B, Zo_v1.1, whole genome shotgun sequence encodes the following:
- the LOC121984228 gene encoding pseudo histidine-containing phosphotransfer protein 2-like, with amino-acid sequence MEYSTLYNQIAMMKKSFFDQGFLDEQFYQIEDLQDDASPNFVEEVVTLFFRDSSRLITNIDQALGKLPQDFGRLDSLMHQLKGSASSIGAAKLKNECTVFRDFCHKENIEGCLRQFQKVKKEHASLRQKLENYFQLLRQVGPVEKANRSGK